TGAAAGCAGAGCCACCTACCCCTACCCTGCTCACCCAGGAAACGGTGGTAGACACCCTCACGGCCTACGGGCAGGCACACCCGCAGGACAGTCTGGTTCTAATTAGTACTTCAAAAGGTGACATCACCATCAGACTGTTCAAGGACACGCCGCTGCACCGGGCCAACTTCCTGAGGCTGGCAGATTTTGGGTTCTTTGACAAGACCGTGTTCTTTAGAGTAGAAAAGGATTTCATGATCCAGGGCGGCCGCACTGATCAACCTAATATTAAGATTGGCGGTTACAACATCCCTCAGGAGATACGTCCGCATTATTACCACAAGCGCGGCATGGTGGGCATGGCCCGCTACGGCGATAAAGAAAACCCAGAGCGCATGTCCTCGCCGCGCGATTTCTACATTGTGCAAGGGCACCCGTTATCTCCAGAGGAACTGGCGGCCAACATTCAGGAATTCAACCTCAAGCTGAGCCCGGCCCAGAAAAAAGTGTACAGAACCCTGGGCGGCGCGCCCAACCTAGACCAGCAATACACCATTTTTGGCGAAGTAGTGGAAGGCATGAGCGTGGTAGACAGCATTGCCGCCGTGCCGGTAGACCCGCAGCAGCACTGGCCCTTAAAAGACGTGACCATGAAGGTACGGGTGCTTCGTTAAAAGAAGCCTACCTTTGCAAAAGCATCCTCCCGCCCATTCCTTTCAAACGTTGACCTACCTCTCTAGCAGAAACTTGCATGAAGCACATACCACTCCACAGCACGGACTACCTGACCATTGAATACAACGCCATTGATGACATCCTTATCAGTACCTGGCGGGGCACGCTTTCCAATGAACAGATAAAGAAAGGCTATGAGGCCATTGCGCTTCAGCTGAGAAAGCAGTTCTGCCACAAACTGCTGGACAATCACATAGAGGTGCGGGGCCTGTGGGCAGACCTAGCCGAATGGGTGGCCTTTGACTGGCACCCGCGCGCCGAAGCCTTTGGCCTGCACTACCACGCCTGCGTCTACTCCACCAGCACGTTCAGTCAACTCTCCACAGAAAAAGCCATCA
The nucleotide sequence above comes from Nibribacter ruber. Encoded proteins:
- a CDS encoding peptidylprolyl isomerase — its product is MRTSFLRFVLAFTLAGVSAFSFSACHRKVPETPAPVKAEPPTPTLLTQETVVDTLTAYGQAHPQDSLVLISTSKGDITIRLFKDTPLHRANFLRLADFGFFDKTVFFRVEKDFMIQGGRTDQPNIKIGGYNIPQEIRPHYYHKRGMVGMARYGDKENPERMSSPRDFYIVQGHPLSPEELAANIQEFNLKLSPAQKKVYRTLGGAPNLDQQYTIFGEVVEGMSVVDSIAAVPVDPQQHWPLKDVTMKVRVLR